AGAATTATATGACAATCCTTTTAGAGgatgatatttattttgttaataactcatatacttttatatataattattattacttattatttGTATACTTATAATAAAGAGGATGAAAACATTTCTCCACAGTCCTTTACAAAGTCTTTCTCATTCTTGTTGCCCTAGTTTATAAAAGTGGTTGCATGTATCTCAATGCAAACAGACgcttagttaaatatttttagctttgcttttaattaaaattaaaaatttattgtaacaTGTGTAATACAGTTTGATATGTAAAATTAactgtaattaaaaataacatcaaaagtACTTAAAATTGCATTTCactttgtctatttttttaacgTAAAACCATTACCCAAACATGTTAACAATTTCAAGCTTCCGAAAATATTTGAAATCAGTTACTTTACCTGCTCTAAAGTGTTTAAATTAAGAATGCAGAGTCAGCTATACTTTCTACTTTTAGCTGATCATTAATTAGGGACTCGTACACATTAGCTTAACAAGTTGTAATAATTGTGGTTTAATACGGGATTGTATTATATAGTACTCTCAAGTTTAGTTGAATCCATGTAACCATGTTCCTCTCAAATTAAGCTAAAGGCTATAGTTTCTAGGGTAACGTTCAAAGGTGGGAAAGAAGACAGACCCATCAACCATCATCTTTGTCAACCCGCGGCGGTGTGTTAGCCACTAGCTAGGTTTATGGACGGCGTTTTAATATCCAAAAATGCAAACAATGATAAAAGTGAAATCCAATAGTCTTTTGTTTGATTAGTGATTAGTTGGTGTGGGAGATATTTGGAAGAAATTTTTACATATGGTTGTCATGGTGTacagaaaactaaaaaaagaatatttttttaaaatttataattaaaaaacttaatcgGTAATTTTGATCTTGTTAAATTCGAATAGGATTGACTATGATAGTCGTTACAATTACAAATTTACATATAGCAGAAGATCACCCCGCATAAAGTTAAGATGATCGTTTCGAAAAGTACTTTCCTTCTCCTTGTGTGATTGGTGCTCAGTGATGGTGGGATTAGGGGAACCCACCCCAcaactaaaaagaataaataaatactacGTAGTGTATGGATATTGGATGCCATAATATTGAGCTATACGAGCTATGAATGCAACACCTACACCTACGATGATGGAACTTGGAAAAGGTATTTCTTAATCATGATGATTCAAGTTGTTAACGCGAAAAAGAACCATGGAAAGAGGGGGCCGCATCCAAAAGCATTACTATAACTATTATATAGCAATGTTATGTTAAGCACATGTTGCCTAAGAAAGAagcatgaaatatttttattttttgtgtgaatagtaatagcaacaaaacaaaaaaaaaaagcacaagtATCACGAATCAGATGGTGCAATATACACTCACACTAGATATGGAAATAAACCTTGGtacctttcttttttatctttcagagAGATGTTTTTATTTGGGTGCTAAAGTAGCACAATCCGGCCCAACACCAAAACTATTTTCTTTAAGGTTGTTGTGTTTTAGGCTTTTACTTCTGGTACCTCTTTTTCGCTTCCTTCACCTCCAAAAAGACTCTAAGGGACAAAAATACAATCATCTTATTCTGGAAAGGTCATTCTAGAACAACAGTATCCAATTTTGGAATACCCTAAGGTGAACAGAAGCTTTCTTCTCGGAGAaagctttttttctttctttgttgacTTCACCTAGCAAGCCTCGAATCCAAAtcctttctattttctttcttctcttatgCTATTTCATCTTTCTATAGAATACGAAGAGAGGACCTGCAATATGAAAGTTATATTCCCAAATAGATAGTCCCTAATATATTTCTGAATTACTTATTCTTATTCCcgaaaatatatttcaatttgttgtgtttttaattaatttcatgtatAACATGTAAACAATAATCTTAATAATCTTACTACATGAAAATATtggtaataattataataaacataatcttagtttatatatttttgtacatTTTACGGTGTTTTACATTTTTAGGTACTAAGATTGATACTTTGTGCATAATCTTAGATtacatttttcgtaaataatcttagtttatattttttcaatacaatttatattgttttacatttttctgTACAAAGATTAAATTTTCCGGTACAAATAAAATTGTTCGAGCTAAGGCAAGGAACAAGTGAATGAGGAAAATAGTGAACGTCTGAACGAGTGAACGTTGAGGTATCGAtatcaatgaaaaaataaatatgtcaaGTTTGCACTACCTCTATCAGAAGAGAACATAAACGAAGCAAAGAATTTGGTATATCAAGTGGACTatcaaaatgcaaaaaatgGTACACTAAAGATATTGTGTATAGGGCAGAGCATCATAACCTTTTAGAGAACTAACTATTTGACcctcctcttttcttttttccgacgatattttttcttatcatttctCTCACCCCAATATAAATGCATTATGATTGtgtattatgaaaataaatatatatttcaatttattgtgttttttttataattttagatatAAAATGCAAACAATAATGTTAATAATCTGACTAAAAAAATGtcagtaataatattaataaacataatcttaatttatgtatttgttGTACATTTTACAAGATGTTTTTAGTTGTGCTTACAACTTTTTGGATGTATTTAGATACACGTTGAATCCACATAGAACTAGAAAATCACACTTTCCAAAACAAACATCCCAAAACAACTATTTTGTTGTAGGTTTTGATTTAGATTTGAGTGGTtgcgaattttttttatttttgattttcaaatcaattttcaaaacaaCAGGTGTTCAACAAAAgatgaaattgaaataatttttaattcaattttaaaagagttttatattcaattttaaaattatgaaaaaaatatatatatttgatttttaattttaaaaaatacactaCCATTATGAGGAACAGAGGAATGTGTAGAGCATTGAGGGGTGGCCTTGGCTCCCCctgacttttttaattttacattgtaAATGAGTAAttcatttgataaataattataaatcaatTAAGTAATTGAAAAACATAATGGTGTGTGGCTCCCCcagacattttttaattttacattgtaAATTAGTAgttcattttgataaataattataaatcacTATTAAGTAATTGAAAAACATAACGGTGTGTGCATGTGCAATAAAAACAACATAACTTAGAAATTAGAATAGATtgttaatgttaattatttgataattttaatataatattttttttccacagAATATTACATTGGTATAAAATATCCATtcattttattgatgattaatctACTAGGAAAACTACTGGTCATCTTTAATTGGATATCCCCTCTCAATTATACAactatttgttagtttttaatactatttaattattcacaaatgatttataatttttcaatttagtCATATTTATGGacctaactttttaaaaataatttgtctaTGTATGTTTCATCTCATGCGGCACACCCTTATTTGAAAAGTACATAGAGAGTTACACAGCTTTCAAATCACAATCCCTTTTCCTTTCTTGTTATTTCTCTTTGGGTAAACTATGCGTATATGCAGAATTTGGTAATATGATAatcctttttttccttatttttttatattcaaactCTACACTAGAAACTAAGTACGGTAACTAATAAATCTCTATTTCCCATTATTTAATCACACATTCACGCCTATGACCAGAATTTCTTTTAAGCAATTTACTGTATCCGTCAGTATTGTACCAAACCAATGGGTCAtggaaaaataactttataatatttataacaattttattatatttcagtTAAAGAAgtattataattgatttaaagGTCGGATTTGATGCAGAAAAATTCAAAGGGGCCAGCAACTGCGAGTGAGATGTAATTATAAACCTTTAGACTATTAAAccataaatgaaattattttctaatttatataagTATTAAAACTTTAAGAGTGATGTTTATATAAAATTGTTCTGTGATCCCCCCCCTCCCCCATAAATTCAAAGACTGCGAGTGAAATGTAATTATAAACCTTTAGACTATTAAACCATAAATgcaattattttctaatttatataagTACTGAAACTTTGAGAGTCATGTTTATATAAGAATTGAAACATAGAGTTACACAAGCTCTCAAATCACAATcccattttcctttcttattaTTTCTCTTTGGGTAAACTATGCGTCTGTGCAGGAACTTGAGATTTTGGTAATATCATAAtcctctttttccttatttttttattcaaactctACATTGGAAACTAATCACCATAACTAATAAATCTCTCTTTCCCATTATTTAATCACACATTCACGCCTATGAGCTGAATTTCTTTTAAGCAATTTACTGTATCCTTCAGAAATGTACCAAACCTATATAGGTCAtggaaaaataactttataatattttataacaattttattatatttcagttaaataagtattataatttatttaaaagttggATGTGATGCAGAAAAATCTAAGGGACTGTCAACTGCGAGTGAAACGTAATTATAAATCTTTAGACTATTAAACCATAAATGcagttattcttttaatttatacaagtaTGAAATTCCGAGAGTcatgtttatataaaattattttgtgatttctCCCCCTCCCCTATGTTTGATTATGTATTGATAATTCTATCACCACCATCATCATTCAACTATTGTCAAGACTATCTTGTTGTTGTCGCTCCTACAATAATCATATTGTCATTGTCGTTAATTCTGCCCCCATCACCTTTCAACTCTCACCACTGTTACTGCTATCATTCTGCCACTGTTACAATTATTTCTCTCACTATCACTATCATTATTTTCACAGTGTAACGAGATAagatataacttttaacttgctTTATCTATCTTCaacttgtaatatttttaaaactaaaaacaaaaataaattgaatctaaaaaattcaaaacttaaactgcttttaaattttaaaagtttcaaagCTAAAAATAGAAAACCACCTCGAATGGAATCTTAGCTTTCGATAGTGTTTGATTTAAGGAGAAGAAAGAAACTGAAAACACTTTCGGCTAAAAATAAGTGAAAGTGGAAAGCTAAGGATGTTCGGTGGTTGTGAAAGGTAGTTAAAATATTGGAAACAATGTGGAGACCTATGCTATTTAACTTTCATCTCAAAAAGAGATGAAAGGGAGTGAAACTTATGTTTGGGGTGTGTGTGTACAATGCCAACATTGATCACTTGCCCAAATTAACCCTCCCTCAACCTTATGACCCTAGCAGtgctttgtttgtttatttttttctctttgttgcGTCTTCCCTTTTGCTTGCAACATAATCTATTATGTTTTTAGCATAGTCAATTAAGTGGTCACAAGTTCAGAATTTGCTTTCGAGTAAGTGTACATAATGGATTATGCAATTTACATAATCTCCTATACAAGCATTAAATTTGTTTCATCAAACCTGTAAGGAAAACGTGCTTTCTTAATGGGATAAAATAGACATTTGTTCAATCtccatttatttttacttttttatttgattatttatctaCTAATTTAATGCaaatctttcatttcatttatacTTTTTTCATCTTAATTAAACACCTTTACTTCCATCtctcttttcactttctttttattcctcgtactttcatttatttttatttctttctaatAGACGCACCCAACCCCATAAAGTGTGTTTTTTAAACTCTCACTTAGAAAACAACATTTCACCAATGGCATTAAGTAGGGGTGGCCAAAGTTCAGTTTAGCTTTCGTCCTAAACTGAATTGAACTATACAAACAGTTCTCAATAACTAAACTAAACAACGAAAATGCAAGTTATAAAATTCCATAGTTTCAATAGAAATACAAGTAAAATTCCATACTCTCACTAATCAATATACTTGGACAAAAGTTGAACTAAAAAATCTAACAAAACATAGAAAGTCTGAAACAAATTTGGTCCTAAAACCGTTGGTAATATGACAATGCTCCTAGAATTGTAGTCTCTAGCATCACTATAATGAGCATTAGCCTAAAATCTACTTGAAAATCTCATTACCCTAAAATATACATGGGTTGTAGTCAACATCACCATACAAGACAACAACATTAACTAATCTAACAAACAAGGTAAATACAAATAGTAATTACACTCAATTAATGTTCCTtcaatcatcaaaattaataGTGGTTGTCAATAAAGTTCCTCCATGTGGAGACAATATATCtgcaaatagaaaaatattttgttacttcctaaaatttattataaaagcaTAACAAAATATGTAGAACATTGATATTAACTTACCTTACTCAAATTTCTCAAGCTCTTTAAAGTCCTCATCAGTAAATATCGAAAAAGATGTTCCTTTCAACCAATCTTGCGTGCAAATCAATGCTTCCATCATTCTTGGAGTAAGGGAACTTCAATAAGGATCAATAATCCTTCCTACAACATtgaatgaagattttgatgCTCCAGTGGAAATGAGAATTGCTAACACCTCTTAGGCCATACTTCCTAGATTGGAAATCTGGTTGAGTTTACCTTCCATAAagttaaaatatcaaaattaattgactTAATGAAAGGCTCATAATCTTCATTCATATATTTATCCAACttagtttttgcatcaattttatgCCCGTTTGTTCATAGATAGAAACTCATACCATGgatatcatcatcatcttcttcatccAATTGTGCTACTTCTTGGTTAATTTGAAAGTCTTCTTCAACACCTTGGTATTGCTCATAAAGTGATTTTAAACTAGAAGACAACTTCAACTTCAATTCATTTGTCTGGTTTTCATTAAATAAGTAGTTAACAAAGTGGTTAACATATTTCACCTTACACCTAGGATCAAGGACAACGACAATCATTAGCAAAATGTTGATTGTGTTAGGTGTTCCCCAATATTTGTCATATTTAACTCTCATTTTAGTAGTCATTGAACTTACGCAAACATTATTATCATTTTCACACTTGCGGATCTACCTACCAATTGCAAATACTtccttcacacacacacacacacacatacatattaCTAGTGACATAGTAAGAACCAGAAATCTGCATCGTTGCATCATAAAACATCTTTAAAAAAGGTAGGAGCGAACGAGCTTCATTCCAATCAAATTTTGAAGGTACATCATACCCTCTTTGTAGATCATTAACACACTTTCTATCTTCCATTTCAAGCTTGTCAAATGCTTTTTGATACTTGATAGCTGCCTCCAACATTAAGTAAGTTGAATTTCACCTAGTTTCCATGCCTAGGTAAACAAGGCCCTTGTAAAGAATTTTCTCTTGTTCAACATAACCCTTGAATTTAGCCAATCTAGATGATGAGGATATGATATACTTGATTGCAACACAAattcttaaaacaaaatcttttacATGTTTCACAATCAAGCACAAAATATGTGCACAACATCACATATGGATATAATCACTATTCAAAAGTACGTTGTATCGAAACAAGAACCTTTTTTTAAGTGTTGAATCTCAAGGTCATTAAATGAAGCATTGTCCACAGTTACACTAAAGACCTAATTCAACTCCCATTCATTCAAGCATatgtcaacattttttttccatattctCTCCAAAATGTCATGTGATTTGATGAAAgctcaaaattttcttttgtaactTTCAATTATTATCAATGAAGTGAGCAGTCAAACTCGTATAAGTGAAGTTCTAGGTTGATGTCCATGTATTCGTGGTAAGACAAACCATCTCGCAGTGCTTGGAAAGAAATTTCTTCAACAATCACAAATAGAAACTTGATGAATGTTTCATTCTCCACAAACTAAAGTGGCAACTCAACAATCACAAACATCTTCACAAGTTCCTTTCAACACAACTCTTGGTCAAATTTAAAACAACTTGGTGAAGAACGAACACCACCACCCACTTGCCCCTCTACAATTTGTGATGGGGAAGCATTTGATCTTTGCATATCTAGATTATCAGGGCATCTCGATAAATGATTCTTCATAGCAATTGGTCCACCCTTAAACTTAAATAAGGTACCACAATAATTGCATGTCACCTTATAGTCTTCATTGAAATCTTCTTTAAAATGGTCCATCGCTACTGATCAAGTTTTACGCTTTGATGATGCTTTTGAATGATGTGGTAATGGAGCTTTAGTGGTAGAGGCATCTGAGGTATTAGCAATTGAATGTCTTATTGTCTTCGATAATGAAGAATCCATCTTATTTCAATTATAAGAAAAGCAAGAACAAGGAGAGAAAGAAACCAATAATTGCAAACTATGTTTTTCTAGATTCCACAACATCTATCACTTAGTAAAAGTGAAGTTTATACTTGACAACAAAGTAAGCTTGCATGCCATTGTTTAAACCAAACTCAAAGACTAATCCTAGTAATATTGAACAACAAATGAGTCTACTACACAAAGACCAAAAATAGTAAAGGAAAAACCACTACACTGGTATGCGAATAAGTATAACAAATTCACACACCATACACAACAATATCTAAAACATTAGGAAAAACCCTGATTTAGCCATAAGtcttaaatcaaatatataatatagacaaatatataatataccaTCTAACTAGCGATATATTGGTATAAAATACAAATTGATATATGATAACTCTCCAAAGTAACAAGTTCCTTGTTTTTCATGCTTGTCCAAAAGTGTCAATAGTAATTGGTCCAATAACTAAGGTACacaaatatcaaaattgtaTCTAAGCAACTAACGATTAGCCAAGTAAACatctaaactaaaaaataataattaaaatccaGAGAGTAATATAATCGAAGTTTCTAGGACAAATACATTGTATCTCTACCATTACGATAAGCATCAGAGATCAAAATTAAGTCATTGAGTTCAATTGTAAGTAATAACAATAACATATATAGTATTGGTAACTattcattattaaatataatagcaATAACATAGATAatattagtaaataaaaaaaagaaatataaatgtaTGGAGCTTGAAAAACACAAGCAGAGAGCAACAACACAACCATGGAAGTCTCATCAAGCTCAAACCCACAACCCCACATCCTAAAAAAATACCTAATCCCATCATCCAACGAAAGACTCTCAACATAAACAGTCataatcaagttctaagaaatAACAATTCTCTCAGGCATTCACAATCTTCTTACAACACCCCGTAAAAACGAATCAAATTATTAACCCATAAACTAAGTGGATGCTTGTATAAGCACAATGattcaatcaaaatcaaacaaccCATAAATGGATTTTGGATTTAGGGTCTTATCTCCGTGAGAGTGAGAACTAAAACTTGAGCCAGAGTGCAAGACATAAGTGAGTGTGAACCTTGAGCGACGAAGATTGAGTCAAAGTGAAGAACGAATATGCATCAAGGCATTATGCATTGTTGAGTGAAAGTGTGTCAGTGCATCGTACTTCACTATCTCATGTAATCATGTGAATGTTTGAGTAAAAATGTTAAGTTAACAATTAActgttaagtttttatttaaaataaaagaataagttTAATTcagttttttataattagttattttaagttcagtttaattcaattaactataaatttagtttataaTAGTTATTATGAACCCCTAGCGGGCTCCGGAGTCCAAACTGGCAAAGGCGCCAAAGACAGGAGCCACCAcgctttctttattttcaaaatctagTTTATCATCCACGTCATCGATCCGGACGCAACCTTATCTCACATCTAAAGCGTCCATTAACAATCCATCAACGCTCCAAAACGCTTCGCCGAAACTCCTCTCACGGATCCACGCACTGGTCCCCTAATCCCAGCACCACATAATACTATAAATACCAAACAAAATCTCCCTCCCACTCCATTGGTACCGCGAAACGCACATTTCACTATTCATTCTCGTTTCCCTCTCGGTAATTTCCAATTACTAATTACTAATTTCTCCATGCTTTCTTCATCTTACGCTTAATCCTTATGGTTTCGTTTAATTGTTGTTCTAATTGCTGCTTGTTGCAGACTGTGATTGTTTGTTAACTGAACTTTTCGAGCAAAATGTCTGGACGTGGAAAGGGGGGCAAGGGTTTGGGAAAGGGAGGAGCGAAACGACACCGTAAGGTGTTGCGCGATAACATTCAGGGAATCACCAAGCCTGCGATTCGGCGTTTGGCTCGCAGGGGTGGTGTGAAGCGTATCAGTGGTCTCATCTACGAGGAGACACGTGGCGTGCTCAAGATCTTTCTGGAGAACGTGATTCGTGACGCCGTTACCTACACTGAGCACGCTAGGAGAAAGACCGTTACGGCAATGGATGTGGTTTATGCTCTCAAGAGACAAGGAAGAACCCTCTACGGATTTGGaggctagttttttttttaatttttattgttaggTTTCGTTTGTTTTGGAGGTTTATGTGGGATGTAAGAGACCCTTGCTATTAGGGAGATAGGGAAAAAAATTGCAAGGATTTGGTGTAGTAAGTTGCTGGTGGTGTTTTAGGTATAAGGGTTTCTATAACATGTAATGTATTGAGCTATCTTAGCTGTTATTGCTGCCAAGCTTGTAATTGTATCACAATATGTTGCTAATGTCAGATTCTTGTTTTTCTGTTTATTGCTTCTGCTTAGTCTATTTAGAGCAATCCAAACGCGCCCTACTTTTGTTTCATGTTTCGTTTTGAGTTTTTGGATGGCAAACGTGTTTGGTTTATTCgcttaattttcgcttttagtCATTCTTTACCTGGAATTGTGTCATGGACTTGTGTGGGTGATAAGCAAGTGCATTGTTGTTTAGTGATTTGGCGTGTTTGAAATGGATTTGGTAGAATGCGCTAGAAAATGCGGTTTTGCTTTTGTAATATTCAGGGTATGGTTCTAATTTTAATTGGGTAAATAGTCAGATTAATTCATGAAAAACAAACCTAGATCTGAAATTTAGCACTAGGCCATAATTTGAGAACCCAGTCAAGCCAAAAGAATAAGCTAAAAATATGAAGTCGACTAGGGATCAAAAATTAAGCCAACAACAAATCAAGTCCCAAACTTTA
Above is a window of Glycine soja cultivar W05 chromosome 12, ASM419377v2, whole genome shotgun sequence DNA encoding:
- the LOC114378361 gene encoding histone H4 translates to MSGRGKGGKGLGKGGAKRHRKVLRDNIQGITKPAIRRLARRGGVKRISGLIYEETRGVLKIFLENVIRDAVTYTEHARRKTVTAMDVVYALKRQGRTLYGFGG